Below is a genomic region from Burkholderia pyrrocinia.
CGGAACAAGGCCAACACCTCGTCCAACGCCTCTTGCAACCGAACCATTTCCGGACGCTGTGCCAAGCTTCGCTCGACAATGAGATTCACCAACTTGCCGTAGGTCGACGCATCCTTCGCGTTGGTCTCGTCGCTAGCTTCTTGCACCGCCCGTACCAATATGGGGCGTGGCAGGATGGAGTTGGCGTTGCTTTTCCAATTTCCGCCGCCACCTGGGTTAGGCACCCAATTGGGCGCCCCGAAAGCCACGAGGTCAGGCCGTTGCCGTCGCACCGCCTCGCGCAGGGTCTCTCTCGCAGCGTTCGTAGGGCGAACTCCGCGATTTGGCAGCGCCGCAATGAGCGGCTGATATTCCTCTGGAAATGCATTCCAAGTCGCGTCAGCCTCTGGCCAGCCTTCAAATCGCTCCGCGCCGGAGAAGGAATACAGCGCCTCTTTCCACCCACCCGATTCGCCGTCCTCGCCGGGCTCGAACCAGTAGCGCTTCTTCAAGACCCAGCGGTCGCCGCTCATGCGACCACGAACTGCTACCTGAGTTGTCTCTTCGTCGCTGAGACCGTCGAAATGTCCAATGAGCTCGATCGCGTTCGCCACATCGGTCAGATGTCGCCGGAACAACGATGGGTCTTTAATAGCGCTGCCGCTCAGGAAAGCAGCAATGGCCGACAGGATGGTTGACTTGCCGGCGTTGTTTTCACCGATTAGCACCAGCAAGTCCTCCCACTCCAAGCTGGCATACTCGACGCACTTAAAATTTCTGACCTCGAAGCGACACAGGCGCATGCGATTTCTCCCCGATATCAAACTGTCTTGAACACTGACGCCTCAGTACAACAGCTTTATTTTCATCGTTCGATGACGTCGCAGTGTGACTAGTCATCGTCAATCTTACGTCAACAACCCAATAACCGCGACTGACTACAGTCGAACTCCGCAGTCGACTTATATGGTCGGCCCAAGATCACAATAGGATCAGCCTTGGATTCGATACAGCAACGCGCCGTCATCAATAGCCAACGACATACCGCGAGGTCCAGATCGGTGTATGGCGCGACGACATAAGCAAATGCAACTGCCGCGCAGCATCGCCTTACTCACGTCGACCGTCTCACCTCTCAGTCATTCAAGCACTCTCATCCTCGGCTCGAACTCCGACATCCGCATCCGGCACGACTAGGTTTTCCGCTCCATACTCACCGGCTTTCCCCTAGGCCATCAGCGCCAGTCGCTACTTCGCTTTCTCGGGGCCATGACACTCTTGCCGCATTGTAATCAGCCGGTTCCCTACCAACACCCCCGTCGACACAAAATCTCGATCAAGATGCACGGTCGGCAGGTTGCCGACTGCCGGACAACCGCCATCAGCGGTGTACTCCATAGCAAATAGCGTCTGGTTGAGGATTATTGCAGTAGCCCGTGCGCCTGCTATCGACTCCGGTGCAGCGACGATCACCGCCGCGATACCGAGTAAAGCCATCGGGGTAAACAGCTCGATAATGTCGCGCAAGTAGCGACCTTGCAGCGCCGGATCGCCTCGACGCCCGAAGCGCACTCTTCGCCACCAAATGAATACCCTGTTCGTCCTCTCCTTCGGGAGGAACTTGAACCAGGCTCGCACGGATCGCAACAAGAGCGACGGCAGGTTGATCAGAATAAGTATTGTGCCGCACACGGTAAGGAAAATTGCCGCGCAACGGACAAAGTTTAGAACTACATACCAGGACGACAGAAGACCAACGAAGCTCGGAAAGTACTTCGCATCTGCGTGGGTCAACAGTCGCGTCGTACGTATTGCTTGCGCAGTTCCGACTGCGACACATACCGCAGTCGACAGCGCATACAACGCTTTTCCGAGCATCTTTCCCCACGACCACTTCGCGATCCGGGCAAGTATCAGATGTGCGTGCCGAAGTGCCGCAATCGAGGTCACCACACCGATGCAGAACATCTCGTGTATGGAACCGAGCAAGGGCATCCAATGCAGGGTGGCCAGGATCAGACGAGCAATTATGTACATCATGACAGCGCCATACAGGACCGGGACATCGGGGGGAAGCTTACGCAGCGGCCGTAGCGCTTTCATGATGCGCATTGCACGCTTCAACATCATCCTGCGAAAAGGCGGCAGGAATCGCCGCCACTCCACGAACAGGTCCCACAACATAAAACTGAACAAGGCTGTGCCTACAAGCGTGACTCCCCAGCTATAGGTGACAATTCTCGTCGCCAACGCCAATCCGGAAAACGCGACTACAAGCCGAATCTCCGGGCGTCGCAGTACCCCGCGTACCGCATCAATCCAATGCTTCATACATCCCTCTATTATTTTGATGTTTATACAGGCCTCGCATGTATTGCGACATTCAAATCGCCGATCGCCAAATCGTGTCGATGCTGACTCGAGAAAGGCATCCCGTAGATCGATTGCGCAAACTAGGCCCGTTGTCTACAACGCAGACATGTGGTCGAGTGTGCCCCTCCTTTCACGGAACGCCGCGACCATCCGCGAGCGACAACGCGTCAGGCACCCGTTGGCAACGCACGGTCGATGAGTTCTTTGACGTGCTTGTCGTCTTGCTCAATCGAGAGTTTTCGCCCGCGTTCTTCGACGCTAGTCGCGATGCGATCCGATACCAAAGCAAGCAATCCCCCTGAGCAAAATCGACGTGTGCCAACTTCGGGGCCATCATCTCCTCGACCGCGGCAGCAGCCAGACATTGGCCAACGAGAATTTGAGTCGATTGCACCAACTCTGCATAGGCGATCACCTTGTTTTCAAATGACATGTTTGATCTCGTGATTCGATAATGAGGTTCAACATCGACGAGCACGTACGAGGATAGCCAATTATTCAAAGACAACATATCGAGACTGCGGACATCTTTTCTGAGAGACAACAAGACAACAACAACCTCCTACCGTCGCCAGCCCCCTCCCCGTACCGGCAATCGTCAAACCAACTGTACCGGTACCGTACCGCCAACCGTCGCTAAACTGATCTCCATCCCAGTCTCGAACCGAATGGAGAATCCGCGATGGAATTCCTCACCCTGAGCGCGCTGCCCGCCGGCATGCTGTTCGCGCTCGTCACGTCGATCACGCCCGGCCCGAACAACACGATGCTGCTCGCGTCCGGCGTCAATTTCGGCTTCCGCCGCACGATGCCGCACCTGTTCGGCATCAGCATCGGCGTCGCGATCCTGATGCTCTGCGTCGGCTTCGGCCTCGGCGAAGCGTTCAAGCGCCTGCCGCTGCTGTACACGATCCTCGAAGCCGCAAGCGTCGCGTACCTGCTGTACCTCGCGTGGCGCATCGGCACGTCGGGCGAAGTGAAGGCGAACGGCGGCAAGCCGCGGCCGATGACGTTCATCGAAGCCGCCGCATTCCAGTGGGTCAACCCGAAAGCCTGGATGATGGTGCTGACCGCCGCGACGACGGTGCGCCTGTCCGCCGACTACGGAATGAACGCCGCGTGGATGGCCGTCGTGTTCATCCTGATCGGCTTTCCGTGCATCTGCCTGTGGGCCGCGTTCGGCCTCGGCCTGCGCCGCTTCCTGTCGAACCAGCGCGCATTGCGCATCTTCAACGTGACGATGGCCGTGCTGCTGATCCTGTCGCTGTATCCGCTGATCGCGCACCTGCTGCCGCAGTGAGCGCTCACAGCGCGCCCGTTGAGATTCATGTGATGCAGGCGTACCCTTTCGGTACGGGCGCGCGCAGCCGCTTCGCGGTCGCGCCGCTGCTGCCGGGAGACAAGCCGATGAAGCCATTCCTGAGGACGGGCGAGCACATCGAGGGGATGCACTGGATCGCCGAGTATCACCCGCTCACGCACGACATCCTCGTGCTGCGCGACAACATCGAAGTCGGCACTTACTGCGCGCCGCCAACGCTGTTCGGCGACGAGGAAGAGATGGGCGCCGCGAACCTCGCCGATCATCGCAGCCGGGAGGCCGCGCTGCGCGCGTATCTGCGCAACTTCGTCAAGGAACACGACGCGGAGGAATAGCGGCACGAAGAGTGCCGCTCACAGTGGGCCGGCGCATCGCACCGGCCCACGCTTCGCTCAATGCCCGAGCGACTCGATCTTGCCCGCCGGCTGCGCGACGCCATGCGGCCGCGCCATCTGCTTGATCAGCAACGCGACGCACGCGAGCACGCCCGCGACGGCGATCGTCGCGAACACACCCGCGAACGTGAAGTGCCGGCGCGTCAGTTCGGCGACGAGGAACGACCCCGCGATCCCGCCGAAGCGGCCGACGCCGAGCATCCACGCGACACCCGTGCCGCGCCCCTCGGTCGGATAGAACGCGGCGGCAAGCGCCGGCATCGACGATTGCGCGGTGTTCATCAGCACGCCGGCCACGAACACGACCAGCACGAGCAACCCGACGTTGCCGGCCGCCTGCCCGATCGCATACACGCTCACCGCCGTCAGCGCATAGCACACGGCGATCACGCGGTTCGCGTTGAAGCGGTCCATCAGCACGCCGCACAGCACGGCGCCCACGCCGCCGAGCGGGAACAGCGCCGAGATCAGCGTCGCGCTCTTCGGCGTCAGGCCGGCATCCTTCAGCAGGATCGGCATCCAGTTGATCGACGCGTAGAAGATCACGAGGCCCATGAAGTACGCGATCCACAGCATCACGGAGCCGACGATGTACGAACGCGACAGCACGACGCCGAGCCCCTTGCTGCCCGTCTGCGGCGCGGATTCGGTCATTGCGAACGCGCCGGCATTCAGCGCGTCGCGCGAGATGCGTGCGAGCGTTGCGCGGATCTTGTCGACCGCCTGGCCGCTCGCGACCATGAAGCGCACCGATTCCGGCATCTTCAGCAGCAACAGCACGCCGAGCAGCAGCGGCGTCACGCCGCCGAGCATCAGCACGCTGCGCCAGCCGAAATGCGGAATCATCCACGCGGCCAGGAAACCACCGAATGCGGCACCGAGCGGGAAGCCGCAGAACATCAGGTTGATCACGGTCGCTCGGCGCTTGTCCGGGCAGAACTCGCCCATCATCGTGACCGCGTTCGGCATCGCCGCGCCGAGCCCGACACCGGTGATGAAGCGCAGGATCGTCAGGTGTCCGATGGTCGTCGAGAACGCGGACACGAAACACGCGACGCCGAACAGGAATACCGAGCCGAGCAGCAGCGAGCGGCGCCCGAGCCGGTCGGACAGCGGGCCCGACACGAGCGCGCCGCACGCGAGGCCGAACAGCGCGGCGCTCAGCACGGGTGCGAGATCGGGCTTGGTGAGGTTCCATTCGCCGAGCAGCGACGGCGCGATGAAGCCGATCGCGGCCGTATCGAAGCCGTCGAGCAGCACGATCACGAAACACATGAGGAACACGAGCCACTGAAAGCCGCCGAACGGCTGCTCGTTGATGAAGGTCTGGACATCGACCACGGGTGTGCGATTCATCGCGTGTCTCCTGTGTCGATCCAAGTTAGCGCTTTAGCGCTTACTTGGATCCCATGCTGCGCGGTCGACCGGAGTTGGCGCTTCAGCGCTTACTCCGGTCCCATGCAACGCTAATAGTTATGAGCAATACGGCATGGTTGCCGCGCCCTTCCTTTGTTCGCCCACCGGCCATCCGGTGTGCCGCGCGCCGATGCTCTGCCGGCGCGTTCATCGATCCCGTCGTCGATGGCCCCTTGCGACAGCGGGCCACGCGATCGGTTGCGGCCGCCCTCAGCCGGCCGCACCTGACTGGCCGTCTTACTCGGCCCCGTCCTGTTCCTTGAAGATCTTGTCTGCGAGATGGAACGCGGAATTCGCAGCCGGCACGCCGCAATAGATCGCGGTCTGCAGCAGCACTTCCTTGATCTCGTCGCGCGTCACGCCGTTGTTGCGCGCGGCGCGCAGATGCAGCGCCAGTTCCTCGCCACGGTTCAGCGCCACCATCATTGCGATGGTCAGCAGGCTGCGCGTATGGCGCGGCAGGCCGTCGCGCGTCCAGATCTCGCCCCATGCATAGCGCGTGATCAGGTTCTGGAATTCGTCGGTCACCTCGGTGCGGTTCTCGAGCGAACGGTCGACGTGCGCATCGCCGAGCACCGCGCGACGCACCTTCATCCCTGCTTCGTAACGTTCCTGGTCGTCCATTGCCGGTGCCTCACGCAGTCAGGAAATCGAGCAGCGCGCGGTTGAAGCCGCCGGTGCACTCGATGTTCGAAATATGCGCGGCATCGAATTCGATGTGAAGCGCGCCGGGAATCGCGGCCGCGAGCGCGCGACCCTGATCGGGCGGCGTCGACATGTCCTTCGCGCCGGTCACGACGAGCACCGGCAGCGCGATGCCTTTCACCTCTTCGCGCAGGTCGGCCGCGTTCAGCGCGTCGCAGTTCGCCGCATAGCCGTCCTTGTCGGTATGCACGAAGGTGTCGCGGATCGCGTCGAACAGGCGCGGCTCGCGTTCGACGAACGCATCGGTGAACCAGCGCGGCAGCACGGCGTCGGCAAGCGCGGCCATCCCTTCGGCGCGCGCCTTCTGCGCACGCGGCGCCCACACTTCCGGCGAACCGATCTTCGCGGCGGTGTTCGACAGCACCGCGCGAACGATGCGCGACGGGAAGCGCGCGGCCAGCGCGGCACCGGTCAGCCCGCCCATCGAGATCCCGCAGAAATGCGCGCGCGCGATGCCGACGTGGTCGAGCAGGCCGATCACGTCGCCGGCGAGCTGCTCGATCGTGTACGAACCGGCCGGCGCATCGGAATGGCCGTGGCCGCGCGTGTCGTAGCGCAGGATATTGAAGTGCTGCGTGAGCGGACGGATCTGCGGCGCCCACATCTGCAGGTCGGCGCCGAGCGAGTTCGAGAAGACGAGCCACGGCGCGTCGTCGCGCGCCGCACGGTCGATCCGGTAATGCAGTTTCACGCCGTTGACAGTGGCGAAAGGCATCAATGTTCTCCTGGTTGGGTCGTGCCCGCATGCAGCGCGAGCACGGCGTCGACATAGGCCTGCGCCTCGCCGACGTAATGTGCGGGATCGAGCAGCCGCGCGAGCGCGTCGCGCGACAGGTGAGCCGACACGGTCGCATCGGCGGCGAGCACGTCGAACAGCGGCGCGCCGGTGCGCACGGCTTCCTTCGACGCGTGCTCGACGACGTGGTGCGCATCGAGCCGGCCGATCCGGTCGCCGAGCGCGAGCATCACGGCTTCGCCGAGGATCAGCCCGTGCGTCAGGTCGAGGTTCGCGGCAAGGCGTTCGGTGTTGACGTCGAGGCCCGCGACGATCTGTGCGATCTGCGCGAGCGCGCCGCCCGTCAGACGCGCGAGGTCGGGCAGCGCATCCCATTCGGCCTGCCAGCCGCCGAGCGCGCGCTCGTGTTCCTGGACCATCCCCGCGAACACGGTCGCGACGAGGTTCGGCGCGCGGACGGCGGCGGTCAGCACGGCCGCACAGCCGACCGGGTTGCGCTTGTGCGGCATCGTCGACGAACCGCCCTTGCCGGCGGCGGCCGGTTCGCCGAGCTCGCCGACTTCGGTCTGCATCTGCAGCGACACGTCGCGCGCGATCTTGCCAAGCGTACCCGTCAGCATCCCGAAGCAAGACGCGGCTTCCGCGATGCGGTCGCGCTGCGTATGCCACGGCACAGCCGGCACGGCGAGCTTCAGGTCGGCCGCGAGCGCGGCCGTGACGCCACGCGCGTGCTCGCGCAGGCTCGCGAGCGTGCCGGCCGCGCCGCCGAACTGCAGCACCAGCGCGCGCTCGCGCAATTCGGCGAAGCGCGCGCGATGGCGCAGCAGCGCATCGAGCCATTGGGCGAATTTCAGGCCGAGCGTGATCGGCAGCGCCTGCTGCAGCCAGGTGCGGCCGATCATCGGCGTCGCACGGTGCGTGCGCGCGAGCGCCGCGAGCGATGCACACGCTTCGTCGAGCAGCGGCTCGAGCACGTCGAGCGTGTCGCGCAGCTGAAGGACGGTCGCGGTATCGATGATGTCCTGGCTCGTCGCGCCCCAGTGCACGAACTTCGCGGCCTCGGGGTCGTCGGCCTTCACTTGCGCGGTGAGCTGCTTGACGAGCGGAATCGCGAGATTGCCGCCGAGCGCCGCGCCGTGCGCGAGCGCGTCGGCATCGAGCCGGCTTGCGTCGCACGCGCGTTCGATCGGCGCGACCGCGGCGGCGGGAATCACCTGCTGCGCGGCGAGCGCGCGCGCGAGCGCGGCCTCGACGTCGAGCATCCGCTGGATCGTCGCGCGCGGCGACCAGATCCGGTTGAGCGGCTCGGTGCCGCAGATGAGGGAGGTCAGGCGGGCGCTGTCTTCGAGCATGGCATCAGATTGGGGAAACGGCGTGCGCCTATTGTCCACCCAAGCGTGCCGGCGTGCGCTCGACCGCGCGCGCCGGCACGCCTGCGGTTCAGGCGGCGGCCTTTTGCGTCGCGTCGATCAGCGGCACGCCGGTCAGCTTCTGCAACTCGTCGAACGACAGGTCGGTGAAGATCTCGCTCACCGCGAGACCATCGGCCGTCACGTCGAGCACGGCGAGATCCGTATAGATGCGGCTCACGCATTGCACGCCGGTGACCGGATACGAGCACTGCGCGACGATCTTGCTCTCGCCCTGCTTCGTCAGGTGCTCCATCATCACGAACACCTGCTTCGCGCCGATCGCGAGGTCCATCGCGCCGCCGACGGCCGGAATCGCATCGGGCGCGCCCGTATGCCAGTTCGCGAGATCGCCGTTCGCGGACACCTGGAACGCGCCGAGCACGCAGTAGTCGAGGTGGCCGCCGCGCATCATCGCGAACGAATCGGCATGGTGGAAATACGCGCCGCCGGTGAGCAGCGTCACGTGCTGCTTGCCGGCGTTGATCAGTTCGTCGTCTTCTGCGCCGGGTGCGGGCGCGGGGCCCATGCCGAGCAGGCCGTTCTCGCTGTGCAGGAAGATTTCCTTGCTCGGGTCGAGGTGGTTCGCCACCAGCGTCGGCACGCCGATGCCGAGGTTCACGTATGCGCCTTCGGGGATGTCCTGGGCGACGCGCTTGGCCATTTCATCGCGGGTCAGTCGTTTCATCTGGATATCTCCCTCAAGCGGCTTGCGATGCAGCGTGTTCGGCGGCCAGCTCGGCCGCATGAGCGGCCTGCGGCACCTCGACGATGCGCTGAACGAAAATGCCCGGCGTCACGATGTGTTCCGGGTTCAGCGCGCCGAGCGGCACGACTTCCGACACCTGCACGATCGCGACCTTCGCCGCGCTGGCCATGATCGGCCCGAAGTTGCGCGCGGTCTTGCGATACACGAGATTGCCCCAGCGATCGCCCTTGTACGCCTTCACGAATGCGAAATCGGCGTGGATCGGCGTCTCGAACACATACTGCTTGCCGTCGATCACGCGCGTTTCCTTGCCTTCCGCGAGCTTGGTGCCAAAGCCCGTCGGCGTGAAGAAACCGCCGATGCCGGCGCCCGCCGCGCGGATGCGCTCCGCGAGGTTGCCCTGCGGCACGAGTTCCAGCTCGATCTCGCCCGCGCGGTACAGCCCGTCGAACACCTGCGAGTCGCTCTGGCGCGGGAACGAGCAGATGATCTTGCGCACCTGTTTCGCCTTGAGCAGCGCCGCCAGGCCGGTCTCGCCGTTGCCCGCGTTGTTGTTGACGATCGTCAGGTCGCGCGCGCCCTGTTCGATCAGCGCGTCGATCAGCTCGGACGGCATGCCGGCCGTGCCGAAGCCGCCGATCATGATTGTCGCGCCATCGTGGACGTCGGCAACCGCCGACTGAAGCGATTCGAAAATCTTGTTGACCATGTCTCTTCCTGATACGAACCCGCGGCACGATGCGCGGCCTGTCGAGGGGACACGCGCGTGCCGCGTGCCGCGCCGGGGCCGATCTCGATCCCGGCATTTGTTCGCTATTCGAACCTAGATTCGATTAGCGAACGATGGGCCGATCATAGAGTCGCGCACAGCGCGTTGTCAAGGCGGGTTGCCTCGGGGGTCGCTGCGTCGTCGAACGGCAGCCCGACGTAGTTTTCGGCGAGCGACTGCGCGGCGGCCCGCGAGCGCGTCACGTATTTCAGCTCGGCAAACTTCAGGCGATTGACGAACGGCGAATCCTCCGGCGACGAGTGCAGCATGTTCGTCATGAAGTACGAGAAGTGCTCGGCGCGCCACACGCGTTCGAGGCAGGTCGCCGAATACGTGTCGAGCGGCGTCGTGTCGCCCGTCCGGTAGCGCGCGCCGAGCGCGCGGGACAGCGCGCGGACGTCGGCGACCGCGAGGTTCATCCCCTTCGCGCCGGTCGGCGGCACGATGTGCGCGGCGTCGCCGGCGAGGAACAGCCGGCCGTGCTGCATCGTCTCCGACACGAAGCTGCGCATCGGCGTCACGCTCTTCTGCGTGATCCGGCCCTCGGTCGGCGTCCAGCCCGTGTCGTTCGAGAAGCGCGTGTGCAGTTCGTCCCAGATCCGCGCATCGGACCATTCGGCGAGGTCTTCGTCGGGCTTGCACTGCAGGTACAGGCGCGTGACCGTCGGCGAACGCATCGAGAACAGCGCGAAGCCGTTGTCGTGATGCGCATAGACGAGTTCGTCGAGCGACGGCGCCGCGTCGGCGAGGATGCCGAGCCACGCGAACGGGTAGACGCGCTCGAACGTGTTCAGCCGCTCGGCCGGGATCGTCTGGCGCGCGATGCCGTGGAAGCCGTCGCAGCCGGCGATGTAGTCGCAGTCGATACGGTCCGCGCGGCCGTCCGCGTGCTTGAACGTGACGAACGGGTGCTCGCCTTCGACGTCGTGCAGCGCGACGTCGCTGACTTCGAAATGCATCTGGTGGCCATGCTCGACGCCCGCCGCGATCAGGTCGCGCACGACTTCATGCTGGCTGTAGACGGTGATCGCGCGCCCGCCGGTCAGCTCGGACAGGTCGATGCGGTGGCGCTGCCCGGAGAACAGCAGCTCGATGCCGTGATGCTCGAGCCCTTCGCGGCGCATCCGGTCGCCGAGGCCGGCGTCGTTCAGCGTATCGACCGTGCCCTGCTCCAGCACGCCGGCGCGGATGCGGTTCTCGCAGTATTCGCGCGAACGCGCTTCGACGAGGATGGAATCGACGCCTTGCAGGCGCAGCAGGTGGGAAAGCAGAAGGCCGGACGGACCGGCGCCGATGATCGCGACTTGGGTGCGCATAGTTTGTCTCCTTGTCGACCGGAGTTAGCGCTTCAGCGCTTACTCCGGTCCCATGCAAAGCTGAACATTGGTTCGAGTAATGGAATACATTTGAGCGCTTTCCCGACTATGCGGCAACGCGATTCAGGAGATATGTTGTATACGTTTTGAAGATATTGGCCCGGTGATGGATACGCTCGATCTGAACCTCATTCCCTACCTCGTCGCGCTCGACGACACGCGCAACGTCAGCCGCGCGGGCGACCTGCTCGGCGTGAGCCAGCCGCGCGTGAGCACGGCGCTCGGCCGGCTGCGCGAGTATTTCGGCGATCCGCTGTTCGTGCGCACGTCGCGCGGGATGGAGCCGACGCCGCGCGCCCTCGCGCTGCTGCCGGCCGCACGCGACGCACTCGCGCAGATCGAGCGCGGCCTCGTCGCGCCGCACGACTTCGATCCGGCCGCGAGCACGCACACGTTCTCGATCGCGCTGTCGGACGTCGGCGAGATCGTGTTCCTGCCGAAGCTGCTGCAGGCGTTCGCGACGCGCGCACCGCACGCGAACCTGCGTTCGGTGTCGCTCGCGCACGATGAAGTCGGACGCGGCCTCGAAGCCGGCTCGATCGATCTCGCGGTCGGCTACTTCCCCGATCTCGACGGCAACAACTTCTTCCAGCAGCGGTTGTTCACGCACCGGTTCGTCTGCCTGATGCGGCGCGGCCATCCGCTCGAACAGGCGCCGCCCTTTACGGTCGAGCAGTTCCTCGCATGCGGGCACGCGGTGGTGCGTGCCGAAGGGCGCAGCCAGGAAGTGCTCGAGAAGTACCTGGCGAAGCAGCGCATGCAACGCCGCGCGGTGCTCGAGACGCCGCACTTCATGAGCCTGCCGTTCATCCTGAGCCGCACCGACCTGATCGCGACAGTGCCGCATGCGATCGGCTATGCGTATGCGGCCGAGCACGCGTTCATCGTGCCCGTCGAGCCGCCGCTCGCGCTGCCGCGCTTCGACCTGAAGCAGCACTGGCATCGCAAGTATCACAACGATCCGCGCACCGCGTGGCTGCGCGGCGTGGTCGCATCGCTGTTCAACGACGAGCAGGACGAATGGCCGAAGTGAGCGCCGGGCCACGCACACGACCCGCGAAAGCATGAAACAATGGCCGGATTCCGGCCGCCTCGGGCGGCCGCATTCGATGGAGCCTGTACATGGGTAAAAAATCCGCGCGGCCCGAGCCGGCCGCATCCCGACCGAGCCGTAAAGAAGCAGAAGACGCCGTCCGCGTGCTGTTGCGCTGGGCCGGCGACGATCCCGCACGCGAAGGCCTGGTCGACACGCCCGCACGGGTGGTGCGCGCGTACGAACAGTTCTTCGCCGGTTATGCGGTGGAGCCGCGCGACATCCTCGCGCGCACGTTCAGCGAAGTCGACGGCTACGACGAGATGATCGTGCTGAAGGACATCCGCTTCGAGAGCTACTGCGAGCACCACATGGTGCCGATCATCGGCCGCGCGCACGTCGCGTATCTGCCGAACCATCGCGTCGTCGGCATCTCGAAGCTCGCGCGCCTCGTCGACGCGTTCGCGAAGCGCCTGCAGATCCAGGAAAAGATGACCGTGCAGATCGCCGATACGCTGTTCGACGTGCTGCAGCCGAAGGGCGTCGGCGTGATCCTCGAAGCCGCGCACCAGTGCATCTCGACGCGCGGCGTGCACAAGCCGGGCGTCGAGATGGTCACGTCGCGCATGCTCGGCTCGTTCCGCACCGATCCGTCGACGCGTCGCGAATTCCTGTCGATCGTCGCCAATCCTTCTTCAGTCAACCTGACGAATACGTAATGGAGTCGACGAAGCAAACGGCGCACGCGCCCGTCGTGCTCGTGACCGGCGCCGCGCGCCGGGCCGGACGCGCGTTCGCCGAGTATTTCGCCGCGCACGGCTATCGCACTGCGGTGCACTACGACCGTTCGGCCGATGCCGCACAGGCAGCGGCCCGCGCGATCGCCGAACGCGGGCACGATTCGATCGCGCTGCAGGCCGACCTGTCGGATGCCGCGCAGATCACCGCGTTGATCGACCAGGTGTATGCGCGCTTCGGGCGC
It encodes:
- a CDS encoding LysE family translocator, producing MEFLTLSALPAGMLFALVTSITPGPNNTMLLASGVNFGFRRTMPHLFGISIGVAILMLCVGFGLGEAFKRLPLLYTILEAASVAYLLYLAWRIGTSGEVKANGGKPRPMTFIEAAAFQWVNPKAWMMVLTAATTVRLSADYGMNAAWMAVVFILIGFPCICLWAAFGLGLRRFLSNQRALRIFNVTMAVLLILSLYPLIAHLLPQ
- a CDS encoding MFS transporter, with amino-acid sequence MNRTPVVDVQTFINEQPFGGFQWLVFLMCFVIVLLDGFDTAAIGFIAPSLLGEWNLTKPDLAPVLSAALFGLACGALVSGPLSDRLGRRSLLLGSVFLFGVACFVSAFSTTIGHLTILRFITGVGLGAAMPNAVTMMGEFCPDKRRATVINLMFCGFPLGAAFGGFLAAWMIPHFGWRSVLMLGGVTPLLLGVLLLLKMPESVRFMVASGQAVDKIRATLARISRDALNAGAFAMTESAPQTGSKGLGVVLSRSYIVGSVMLWIAYFMGLVIFYASINWMPILLKDAGLTPKSATLISALFPLGGVGAVLCGVLMDRFNANRVIAVCYALTAVSVYAIGQAAGNVGLLVLVVFVAGVLMNTAQSSMPALAAAFYPTEGRGTGVAWMLGVGRFGGIAGSFLVAELTRRHFTFAGVFATIAVAGVLACVALLIKQMARPHGVAQPAGKIESLGH
- the pcaC gene encoding 4-carboxymuconolactone decarboxylase; amino-acid sequence: MDDQERYEAGMKVRRAVLGDAHVDRSLENRTEVTDEFQNLITRYAWGEIWTRDGLPRHTRSLLTIAMMVALNRGEELALHLRAARNNGVTRDEIKEVLLQTAIYCGVPAANSAFHLADKIFKEQDGAE
- the pcaD gene encoding 3-oxoadipate enol-lactonase, producing MPFATVNGVKLHYRIDRAARDDAPWLVFSNSLGADLQMWAPQIRPLTQHFNILRYDTRGHGHSDAPAGSYTIEQLAGDVIGLLDHVGIARAHFCGISMGGLTGAALAARFPSRIVRAVLSNTAAKIGSPEVWAPRAQKARAEGMAALADAVLPRWFTDAFVEREPRLFDAIRDTFVHTDKDGYAANCDALNAADLREEVKGIALPVLVVTGAKDMSTPPDQGRALAAAIPGALHIEFDAAHISNIECTGGFNRALLDFLTA
- a CDS encoding 3-carboxy-cis,cis-muconate cycloisomerase gives rise to the protein MLEDSARLTSLICGTEPLNRIWSPRATIQRMLDVEAALARALAAQQVIPAAAVAPIERACDASRLDADALAHGAALGGNLAIPLVKQLTAQVKADDPEAAKFVHWGATSQDIIDTATVLQLRDTLDVLEPLLDEACASLAALARTHRATPMIGRTWLQQALPITLGLKFAQWLDALLRHRARFAELRERALVLQFGGAAGTLASLREHARGVTAALAADLKLAVPAVPWHTQRDRIAEAASCFGMLTGTLGKIARDVSLQMQTEVGELGEPAAAGKGGSSTMPHKRNPVGCAAVLTAAVRAPNLVATVFAGMVQEHERALGGWQAEWDALPDLARLTGGALAQIAQIVAGLDVNTERLAANLDLTHGLILGEAVMLALGDRIGRLDAHHVVEHASKEAVRTGAPLFDVLAADATVSAHLSRDALARLLDPAHYVGEAQAYVDAVLALHAGTTQPGEH
- a CDS encoding CoA transferase subunit B, producing the protein MKRLTRDEMAKRVAQDIPEGAYVNLGIGVPTLVANHLDPSKEIFLHSENGLLGMGPAPAPGAEDDELINAGKQHVTLLTGGAYFHHADSFAMMRGGHLDYCVLGAFQVSANGDLANWHTGAPDAIPAVGGAMDLAIGAKQVFVMMEHLTKQGESKIVAQCSYPVTGVQCVSRIYTDLAVLDVTADGLAVSEIFTDLSFDELQKLTGVPLIDATQKAAA
- a CDS encoding 3-oxoacid CoA-transferase subunit A — its product is MVNKIFESLQSAVADVHDGATIMIGGFGTAGMPSELIDALIEQGARDLTIVNNNAGNGETGLAALLKAKQVRKIICSFPRQSDSQVFDGLYRAGEIELELVPQGNLAERIRAAGAGIGGFFTPTGFGTKLAEGKETRVIDGKQYVFETPIHADFAFVKAYKGDRWGNLVYRKTARNFGPIMASAAKVAIVQVSEVVPLGALNPEHIVTPGIFVQRIVEVPQAAHAAELAAEHAASQAA
- the pobA gene encoding 4-hydroxybenzoate 3-monooxygenase; this encodes MRTQVAIIGAGPSGLLLSHLLRLQGVDSILVEARSREYCENRIRAGVLEQGTVDTLNDAGLGDRMRREGLEHHGIELLFSGQRHRIDLSELTGGRAITVYSQHEVVRDLIAAGVEHGHQMHFEVSDVALHDVEGEHPFVTFKHADGRADRIDCDYIAGCDGFHGIARQTIPAERLNTFERVYPFAWLGILADAAPSLDELVYAHHDNGFALFSMRSPTVTRLYLQCKPDEDLAEWSDARIWDELHTRFSNDTGWTPTEGRITQKSVTPMRSFVSETMQHGRLFLAGDAAHIVPPTGAKGMNLAVADVRALSRALGARYRTGDTTPLDTYSATCLERVWRAEHFSYFMTNMLHSSPEDSPFVNRLKFAELKYVTRSRAAAQSLAENYVGLPFDDAATPEATRLDNALCATL